The following proteins come from a genomic window of Ferrovibrio sp. MS7:
- a CDS encoding ABC transporter substrate-binding protein, giving the protein MGLRRIAGSKAVINRRQFGLGAAALGFAMPYIRPSYAQGATIRVGVINSMSGNLAAYAQEGHPAFLYVINKINASGGIKSMGGAKIELVVADDTSQPARTAAEARRLITEEKVAFLTGTILSAQMLAITPVLDELKMPTLSVWAGGSKSPYMYSLGYPYDRGYAQSMHDFVVWLRDKQGYKLKTVAPAYSNYEAGQQVNNFLVDKLKKSGFEIIGEAPLDTKAQDQTAAMIRIRSLKPDLVTGLVTPRDGILMHQARFNVNYHGSLFVGGTGGYTDMSLWRDLGPEIGKSVLTRNLFGMTGFSAGAKMESMQKIIAELRDNAKLSIIGQGAIQAAQAARIVQRTLEGAGSADPVAIHKALAAVKFPSGDPDLYVAKPQGLAFAEDRLPADGSAMFIQWLENQGQEVVFPSEFAQVKPRART; this is encoded by the coding sequence ATGGGTCTGCGCAGGATTGCGGGCAGCAAGGCTGTCATTAATCGTCGTCAATTCGGCCTTGGTGCTGCGGCACTCGGCTTCGCCATGCCCTATATCCGCCCCAGCTACGCCCAGGGCGCCACCATCCGCGTCGGTGTGATCAACTCGATGAGCGGCAACCTCGCCGCTTACGCGCAGGAAGGCCATCCCGCCTTCCTCTACGTCATCAACAAGATAAACGCCTCTGGCGGCATCAAGAGCATGGGCGGTGCCAAGATCGAACTGGTGGTGGCCGATGACACCAGCCAGCCGGCGCGCACCGCCGCCGAGGCCCGCCGCCTGATCACGGAAGAGAAGGTGGCCTTCCTCACCGGCACGATTCTTTCGGCGCAGATGCTGGCGATCACGCCGGTGCTGGATGAATTGAAGATGCCGACGCTGTCGGTCTGGGCCGGCGGTTCCAAGTCGCCCTACATGTATTCGCTGGGCTATCCCTATGATCGCGGCTATGCCCAGTCGATGCATGATTTCGTTGTCTGGCTGCGCGACAAGCAGGGCTACAAGCTCAAGACCGTGGCGCCGGCCTATTCCAACTACGAAGCCGGCCAGCAGGTGAACAACTTCCTGGTCGACAAGCTGAAAAAGAGCGGCTTCGAGATCATCGGCGAGGCGCCGCTGGATACCAAGGCGCAGGATCAGACGGCGGCGATGATCCGCATCCGCTCGCTCAAGCCCGATCTCGTCACCGGCCTGGTGACGCCGCGCGACGGCATCCTGATGCATCAGGCGCGTTTCAACGTGAATTACCATGGCAGCCTGTTCGTCGGCGGCACCGGTGGCTACACCGACATGTCGCTGTGGCGCGACCTGGGGCCGGAAATCGGCAAGTCGGTGCTGACCCGCAACCTGTTCGGCATGACCGGTTTTTCCGCCGGCGCCAAGATGGAATCGATGCAGAAGATCATCGCCGAGCTGCGCGACAACGCCAAGCTCAGCATCATCGGCCAGGGCGCGATCCAGGCGGCGCAGGCCGCACGCATCGTGCAGCGCACGCTGGAAGGGGCGGGTTCGGCTGATCCGGTGGCGATCCACAAGGCGCTGGCAGCGGTGAAATTCCCCAGCGGCGACCCGGACCTCTATGTCGCCAAGCCGCAGGGCCTGGCCTTCGCCGAGGACCGCCTGCCGGCCGATGGTTCGGCCATGTTCATCCAGTGGCTGGAGAATCAGGGCCAGGAAGTGGTGTTCCCGAGCGAATTCGCGCAAGTGAAGCCGCGGGCGCGCACCTAA